The following coding sequences lie in one Chelmon rostratus isolate fCheRos1 chromosome 2, fCheRos1.pri, whole genome shotgun sequence genomic window:
- the srgap3 gene encoding SLIT-ROBO Rho GTPase-activating protein 3: MSSTKFKKDKEIIADYETQVKEIRNQLVEQFKCLEQQSESRIQLLQDLQEFFRRKAEIELEYSRSLDKLAERFSSKIRSSREHQQFKKDQHLLSSVNCWYLVLNQTRRESRDHATLSDIYTNNVIVRLAQISEDVIRLFKKSKDIGIQMHEELVKVTNELYTVMKTYHMYHTESISAESKLKDAEKQEEKQFSKSGDLNVNLLRHEDRQPRRSFVRKIEKMKEKRQAKYSENKLKCTKARNDYLLNLAATNAVVAKYYIHDVSDMIDCCDLGYHASLARTFRTYLSAEYNLETSRHEGLDIIENAVDNLDSRSDKHKIMDMHNQVFCPPMRFEYLPHMGDEVCQVSAQQPVQTELLMRYHQLQSRLATLKIENEEVRKTLDATMQTLQDMLTVEDFDVSDAFQHSRSTESIKSVASESYMSKLNVAKRRANQQETEMFYFSKFKEYLNGSNLIIKLQAKHDLLKQTLGEGERAECGTTRPPTLPPKPQKMRKPRPRSMYNHKLFNGNMETFIKDSGQPIPLVVESCIRYINLYGLQQQGIFRVPGSQVEVNDIKNSFERGEDPLVDDQNEHDINSVAGVLKLYFRGLENPLFPKERFLDFISTIKLESGAERAHHIQQIVVTLPRTIIIVMRYLFAFLNHLSQYSDENMMDSYNLAICFGPTLMPIPDGQDPVACQAHVNEVIKTIIVHNELIFPSQRELDGPVYEKCMTGGEEYCDSPHSEPGTIDEADNGTEPHTSDEEVEQIEAIAKFDYVGRTPRELSFKKGASLLLYHRASEDWWEGRHNGVDGLIPHQYIVVQDLDDAFSDNLSQKADSEASSGPLLDDKGSSKNDVPSPCEQSPDYNFGGVMGRVRLRSDGAAIPRRRSGTDTHSPTRVADTPPRAAACPSSPHKVSISKGRMESPEKRRLGTFGSAGSINYPDRKAYPEGHPLRPVPGATRHSSLGDHKSLETEALAEDIEKTMTTALHELRELERQNTVKQAPDVVLDTLEPMKNPVSSEPGSPLHTIMIRDPDAAMRRSSSSTSEMMTTFKPALSARLAGAQLRPPPMRPVRPPTTQHRSSSSSSSGVGSPAVTPTEKMFPSNSTAAGSNMNTSSDAGDKSGTM, encoded by the exons GAAAGACCAACACCTGCTGTCCTCCGTAAACTGTTGGTACCTGGTGCTGAACCAGACGAGGCGAGAGAGCCGCGACCACGCCACCCTCAGCGACATCTACACCAACAATGTCATCGTCCGCTTGGCCCAGATCAGCGAGGACGTCATCCGCCTGTTCAAGAAG AGCAAAGACATCGGGATCCAGATGCACGAGGAGCTGGTGAAGGTGACGAATGAACTCTACACT GTGATGAAAACATACCACATGTACCACACTGAGAGCATCAGTGCAGAGAGCAAGCTGAAGGATGctgagaagcaggaggagaagcagtTCAGCAAGTCCGGCGATCTCAACGTGAACCTCCTGCGCCACGAGGACCGCCAACCACGACGCAGCTTCGTCAGGAAAATcgagaagatgaaagagaag AGGCAAGCCAAGTACTCAGAGAATAAGCTGAAATGCACAAAAGCCCGGAATGACTATTTGTTGAACCTGGCGGCAACAAATGCAGTTGTGGCAAAATATTACATCCATGACGTCTCTGATATGATCGAT TGCTGTGACCTAGGTTACCATGCCAGCTTGGCACGCACCTTCAGGACCTACTTATCTGCTGAGTACAACCTGGAGACATCCCGCCACGAGGGACTGGATATCATAGAGAATGCGGTGGACAACCTGGACTCCCGCAGTGACAAGCACAAGATCATGGATATGCATAACCAGGTGTTCTGCCCTCCAATGCGCTTTGAGTACCTACCACACATGGGAGACGAG GTGTGCCAGGTGAGCGCCCAACAGCCCGTCCAGACTGAACTCCTGATGCGCTACCACCAGCTGCAATCTCGCTTAGCTACGCTAAAGATTGAGAACGAGGAG GTGAGAAAGACCTTGGATGCCACCATGCAAACGCTGCAGGACATGCTGACAGTAGAGGACTTTGACGTGTCGGATGCCTTCCAACACAGTCGCTCCACTGAATCCATTAAGTCTGTGGCCTCCGAGTCTTACATGAGCAAGCTGAATGTAGCCAAGAGGAGGGCCAACCAACAGGAGACTGAAATGTTCTACTTTTCA AAATTCAAGGAGTACCTGAATGGCAGCAACCTCATCATTAAACTGCAGGCCAAGCATGACTTACTGAAGCAGACGCTGGGTGAAG GGGAAAGGGCCGAGTGTGGAACTACAAG gccccccaccctcccccctAAACCACAGAAAATGCGGAAGCCTAGGCCTCGCTCCATGTATAACCATAAGCTGTTTAACGGCAATATGGAGACCTTCATCAAG gaTTCAGGTCAACCAATCCCACTTGTCGTCGAAAGCTGTATCAGATACATCAATCTCTACG gtttgcagcagcagggcatATTCCGCGTGCCAGGATCACAGGTGGAAGTCAATGATATTAAAAACTCATTTGAGAGAG GAGAAGATCCCCTGGTTGATGACCAGAATGAGCACGATATCAACTCGGTGGCAGGTGTGCTGAAGCTGTACTTCAGAGGACTGGAGAACCCCCTCTTCCCGAAGGAGCGCTTCCTGGACTTCATCTCTACCATCA AGCTGGAGTCTGGAGCTGAGAGAGCGCATCACATCCAGCAGATCGTCGTAACTCTTCCTCGCACCATCATAATCGTCATGAGATACCTTTTTGCTTTCCTCAATCA tctctcccAGTACAGTGACGAGAACATGATGGATTCATACAATTTGGCGATCTGCTTCGGTCCAACCCTGATGCCCATCCCAGACGGACAGGATCCTGTAGCGTGCCAGGCACATGTTAACGAAGTCATCAAGACCATCATCGTCCACAATGAACTCATCTTTCCCAGCCAGCGCGAGCTGGACGGCCCAGTGTACGAGAAGTGCATGACCGGAGGGGAGGAGTACTG TGACAGCCCCCACAGTGAACCAGGAACTATTGATGAGGCGGACAATGGAACTGAACCACACACCAGTGATGAAG aggTTGAACAGATCGAGGCCATCGCTAAGTTTGACTACGTGGGACGCACTCCCAGGGAGCTGTCCTTCAAGAAGGGAGCCTCTCTGCTCCTGTACCACCGAGCGTCTGAAGACTGGTGGGAGGGCCGCCACAATGGTGTGGATGGCCTCATCCCACATCAGTACATTGTAGTACAAGACCT GGATGATGCTTTCTCAGACAACCTCAGCCAGAAAGCAGATAGTGAAGCGAGCAGCGGACCATTGCTGGACGATAAGGGTTCATCCAAAAATGATGTGCCGTCACCATGTGAACAATCACCTGATTACAACTTCGGAGGAGTCATGGGAAG GGTAAGGTTACGGTCCGACGGGGCTGCAATCCCACGCCGCCGGAGTGGCACAGACACCCACAGCCCAACCAGAGTGGCCGACACTCCGCCACGTGCTGCGGCCTGTCCCAGCAGCCCCCACAAAGTGTCCATCAGCAAGGGTCGAATGGAGAGCCCAGAAAAGAGGCGCCTTGGCACCTTTGGTAGTGCTGGAAGCATCAACTACCCAGACAGGAAGGCCTATCCTGAGGGCCACCCTCTGAGACCAGTACCAGGGGCCACCCGTCACAGCAGCCTCGGGGACCACAAGTCACTGGAAACAGAAGCTCTGGCTGAG GACATCGAGAAGACTATGACTACAGCGCTCCATGAGCTACGTGAGCTGGAGAGACAGAACACCGTTAAACAGGCTCCTGACGTCGTCTTGGACACCCTGGAGCCCATGAAGAACCCGGTTAGCTCCGAGCCCGGTAGCCCACTGCATACCATCATGATCCGTGACCCGGATGCAGCCATGCgtcgcagcagcagctccacctctgAGATGATGACCACCTTCAAACCCGCTCTCTCCGCCCGGCTGGCTGGAGCTCAGCTGCGCCCGCCACCCATGAGGCCCGTGCGCCCTCCTACCACCCAGCACCGCTCGAGCAGCTCCAGCTCTTCAGGGGTCGGCAGCCCTGCTGTAACTCCCACTGAGAAGATGTTTCCAAGTAACAGTACAGCTGCTGGTTCTAATATGAATACGTCCAGCGATGCCGGGGATAAGTCTGGCACCATGTAG